Within the Herbaspirillum sp. RTI4 genome, the region TAAAAATGCGCTCATGGGCGATTTGGGACGATCCTTCGTTTATTCCACACCCGCGCTCGGATTGATTCTGGAACGTCTGCCAGCGACGCTGGAACTGGCGCTGGCGGCTATTTTTCTGACCATCGTCATTGGATTGCCCCTCGGCTTATTAGCGGGATTCCGTCCGCGCGGTGCGGTCAACAATCTCATCATGAGCTTATCGGCATTGGGTTTTTCCTTGCCGACGTTTTGGGTGGGACTGATGATGATCATGTTTTTCGGCGTGCAGCTGGGCTGGCTGCCAACTGGAGGACGAGGCACGACAACGACCCTGTTCGGAATCGGTTTCGGCGTTTTTAACTGGGATGGACTCAAACATTTGCTGCTGCCGGCGATTAATCTGGCACTGTTCAATATCGCTTTTATGATCCGCCTCACGCGTGCCGGGGCGCAGGAAGCGCTGTTACAAGACTATGTTCGCTTTGCTCGGGCGAAAGGATTGTCGCCCAGCCGCATTATCGGCGTGCATGTGTTGAAAAATATCCTGATCCCCATCGTGACCGTCGTGGGGATGCAATTTGGCTCCATCATGGCGTTTTCCATTGTGACCGAATCGATTTTCGCCTGGCCCGGCGTTGGCAAGCTGCTGATCGATTCGATTCGTGTTCTGGACCGGCCGGTGCTGGTTGCTTTTCTCTCCTTGATTGCTGTGATGTTCATCCTGATTAATTTGATTG harbors:
- a CDS encoding ABC transporter permease, yielding MLVYIIRRCLQSVIVLAVMSLLVFLSVHAIGNPIDVLISADADQAERARVIAAFGLDQPLWLQYGLFIKNALMGDLGRSFVYSTPALGLILERLPATLELALAAIFLTIVIGLPLGLLAGFRPRGAVNNLIMSLSALGFSLPTFWVGLMMIMFFGVQLGWLPTGGRGTTTTLFGIGFGVFNWDGLKHLLLPAINLALFNIAFMIRLTRAGAQEALLQDYVRFARAKGLSPSRIIGVHVLKNILIPIVTVVGMQFGSIMAFSIVTESIFAWPGVGKLLIDSIRVLDRPVLVAFLSLIAVMFILINLIVDVLYSLLDPRVRFSAAKS